Proteins encoded in a region of the Megalops cyprinoides isolate fMegCyp1 chromosome 3, fMegCyp1.pri, whole genome shotgun sequence genome:
- the LOC118775459 gene encoding claudin-3-like, protein MAALGLEILGVTLAVLGWISSIVACALPMWRVSAFIGVNIVTAQIIWEGIWMSCVVQSTGQMQCKVYDSMLALPQDLQAARALEVIAIVIGILALLVSIVGAKCTNCIEDKATKAKVMIASGSTFITAAVMQLIPVSWSAHTIIMEFYNPVVVESQKREIGASLYLGWAAAAFLLIGGAILCCSCPPEKEVRYAPASRMAYSTNRSVAPSSYDRKDYV, encoded by the coding sequence ATGGCTGCCCTCGGTCTGGAGATATTGGGAGTGACACTGGCGGTACTCGGGTGGATCTCCAGCATTGTGGCCTGTGCCCTGCCTATGTGGAGAGTGTCTGCTTTCATCGGGGTCAACATCGTGACAGCGCAGATAATCTGGGAGGGCATCTGGATGAGCTGCGTGGTGCAGAGCACGGGGCAGATGCAGTGCAAGGTGTACGACTCCATGCTGGCCCTTCCCCAGGACCTGCAGGCGGCCCGGGCCCTCGAGGTCATCGCCATCGTCATCGGGATCCTGGCCCTGCTGGTGTCCATCGTCGGGGCAAAATGCACCAACTGCATCGAGGACAAGGCGACCAAGGCCAAGGTGATGATCGCGTCCGGCAGCACCTTCATCACCGCGGCCGTGATGCAGCTCATCCCGGTGTCCTGGTCGGCACACACCATCATCATGGAGTTCTACAACCCCGTTGTCGTCGAGTCTCAGAAGAGGGAGATCGGCGCCTCCCTGTACCTCGGGTGGGCCGCCGCGGCGTTCCTGCTCATCGGCGGGGCCatcctctgctgcagctgtcccCCGGAGAAGGAGGTGAGGTACGCCCCCGCCAGCCGGATGGCCTACTCCACCAACAGGTCTGTGGCTCCTAGCAGTTATGACAGGAAGGACTACGTTTGA